gaGTTTCAAGTtcgtttctttttctctttgttattttttttttttttgatctttttcGGTATACTTATGCATTTTTGGTGTGAATTACCGttgtataaaaaattaaaaaaaatcgaaaACACAGGGCTCACCAATTGCCGGCCCGGCCCATAAATCCGGCTCGGCTCAGTAAATACCGGCGTCCCGGACGCGTTTCGAGTTTCCCGCTGCCCGCTCCGCACCCAAAATCGGAGGCGGAACTCAAAATTTCTAAAGCTCCATCCCAATCCGcatttccctctaaaaaccctGTGGCGGTTCCTTGTCCTGCTCCTAGGGTTTTAACATAAATACTTTCTCCGTCTCCACTCGAGCCCTCGGCAGGACGAAGCGAAATCCGAGGAGACAGAAGGTCGAGATCTCACCAAAAATCCGAACAGTTTTCCTTTTTGCTTGCTTGATTCGGTGATATCTGATGTTTTTTTCCCCCCGAAAGATTTCCAGCTTCCTTTTTCGAGAAATCCGTCGTCCCTCGATCTCGATCTTGATCGCTCGTTCGCTTTCTTTGTTTCTAGGGTTTTTCGTCTGTCTTATAGCTGCTGGCTGGTACTTTCGGTAAGAAGAAGACGACGGCGGGGAGGAAAGCAGATGGCTTCGTTGGATCTGACGAGGGGGGCGATAGCCGCGATCTCGGAAGGGGGGGCGGAGGGCATGAAGCCGGTGCTCCAGGTCTCGGACGTGAGGCTGGTGAACACGACCCAGAGCACGACGGAGAGGTACCGGATGATGCTGTCCGACGGGGTACACACGCAGCAGGCGATGCTGGCGACCCAGATGAACCCTATCGTCAAGAACGGCACCTTGCAGAAGGGCTCCTTCGTCCAGTTGAACGAGTTCATCTGTAACACTATCCAGGGCCGCAGGTCATTTCTCTTTCTCCTTGCTGCCTGGTTGGTTTAGGCTGATTTCACGAATATTCGATTTATAATGCTGCAAAGATTTATATACGTTATGAGAGAGTTAGTGATTAGAAAGTTTGAAGGTACGAAACTAGATCGGCATCGTAAAACCCTGCTGGCCTGTGTTTACTGCTGATGCGATTAGAAACTGTAAAATCTCACAATAGAAAAGAAGAGGCTAAATCTCGTCTCTTTAAtgatttttcccttttcttttcggCTTAATTGACTCTCAGTACTTATCTCGAGGACGGTGCTGCGTTCCCAAAAAGGGTGGAAATATTTGGATGGTTCACGAATATAAGATGTACCGTCATAATTAGATGAAAGTACTAGAGTTTTGCTATTTATTTCTTATCACAGTCAATTGCCCTTTGTTTATTCTACTGTTTTGGCAGTTATGTTTCAATCAATGGGCATCTGATTTATTGTTTTATTGGCACCAACATTTTGCTTCTGATCTTGCTTTCAGTATGGAAAACAAAATCCTCCTCCTATGTAGAATTTTGCTTGCTGATACTCATATCAACtgaaaaaaataatcttttaagtTTTGCTTGATAATATGGAAGGGCGGAGTATGTGTTTTGTTggctttaatctttgttgtCTTCTGCAACTAGGATAATTATTGTCATCAACTTGGAAGTACTAGTCCCCAAGAGTGATATTATTGGGGTGCCAACACCCTTTGATAGCGGCGCTTCTGCTTCACAGAACCGAGCTCCTATGTCTGCTCAGTCAACTAGTATAAATCAACCAGGTATGGCTGCTGGAATTCCTCAACCTTATGGTGGTTCACGCTCTGGTGGTCTTCCTGCTGGACAAAATATGATGGGAGGAGCTTCTGTGAGTCCCAAACCAGATCCTGTTACAAATACATCATCTTACAGCAGTTCGTATGGTACTGGTCCGATATCAGGCAGGAACATGAGTAACTTGAATTCCCTACAACCAAAAGCTGAACAGGGTTCAGGGATCTATGCCAATTCACATCCAGAAAGTGGTAATCAAAACCAGAGGTTATCAAATCCAGGGATGACTGCAGGATATCAACCTTCTCTTGGTACTTATGGGCGACCGCCAGTTCAGCCTACATATCAACAGCCCCCTCCATTGTACACAAATAGAGGGCCCATTGCTAAAAATGAAGCTCCTGCTCGAATAATTCCAATTGCTGCTTTGAATCCCTATCAGGGTAGGTGGACTATCAAGGCTAGGGTAACAGCAAAAGGGGAGCTTAGACGCTACAACAATCCCAGAGGGGAGGGAAAAGTGttctcttttgatcttcttgatTGTGATGGTGGAGAAATACGAGTGACTTGTTTTAACTTGGTGGCCGATCAGTTCTATGACCAGATTGAGGTTGGGAGAGTGTACTTGATATCTAAAGGAAGCCTGAGGCCTGCACAGAAGAGTTTCAATCATCTCAacaatgattatgaaatttttttggagTCTACATCAACAATCCAGCCTTGTTTTGGGGAGGATAATTCCATCCCAAAGCAGCAATTTAATTTTCGACCAATAAGTGAAATTGAGGGCATGGAAAACAATTCCATGGTGGATGTAATCGGTATTGTGACATCTATTAGTCCTGCAGGTACAGTAATGAGAAAAAATGGTACTGAGACACAAAAAAGAACTCTTCAGTTGAAGGACATGTCTGGTCGTAGTGTTGAAATAACTCTATGGGGAAACTTTTGCAGCACAGAAGGGCAGCAGCTGCAGGGCATGTGTGACTCTGGTATATATCCTGTCTTAGCCATTAAAGCTGGTAGAGTTAGTGATTTTAGCGGCAAGTCAGTGGGAACGATTAGCACCAGCCAGCTATTCATAAACCCTGATTTTCCTGAGGTGCACAGATTGAAAGAGTGGTACAGCAACGAAGGAAAGAATGTGGCTTCCCTTTCAATATCCAGGGATACTTCAACTATGGGGAGGACTGACATTCGCAAGACTGTTTCACAAATTAAGGATGAGGGTTTAGGAAGAGCTGAGAAACCTGACTGGATTACTGTTAAGGCAACAGTTACATTTATAAAGGTTGATAATTTCTGCTACACAGCTTGTCCCTTGTTGGTGGGGGACAGACAATGCAATAAGAAGGTTAACAATAATGGCGATGGAACATGGCGCTGTGATCGGTGTGATCAGAGTTTTCCTGAATGTGATTACAGATATCTACTCCAGTTTCAGATCCAGGATCATACAGGTATGACGTGGGTTACGGCATTCCAGGAGTGTGGTGAGGAAATCATGGGTGTATCTGCCAAGGAGTTGTATTTGTTGAAGTATGAGGAACAAGATGATGTAAAATTTGCAGAAATCATACGAACAGTCCTCTTTAATCAATATTTATTCAAGTTGAAAGTTAAGGAGGAGACATTTAGCGATGAGCAGCGTGTGAAATCTACTGTTATCAAAGCTGAAAAAGTGAACCCCTcatcagagagcaggtatcttCTGGGCTTGATTGAGAAGCTATCAGTGGAGGAGCCCAATGTTGTCTCAGGTGCGCATGGAAATTTTGCTTCCAGTTCTGGTATGTCCAATGCTGGGTTTGGTAGTATGGATTACAAGCCTAGTGTATATTCTGGAACCAACAATTTGGGCAATAGTAGT
The Phoenix dactylifera cultivar Barhee BC4 chromosome 3, palm_55x_up_171113_PBpolish2nd_filt_p, whole genome shotgun sequence DNA segment above includes these coding regions:
- the LOC103703496 gene encoding replication protein A 70 kDa DNA-binding subunit A-like: MASLDLTRGAIAAISEGGAEGMKPVLQVSDVRLVNTTQSTTERYRMMLSDGVHTQQAMLATQMNPIVKNGTLQKGSFVQLNEFICNTIQGRRIIIVINLEVLVPKSDIIGVPTPFDSGASASQNRAPMSAQSTSINQPGMAAGIPQPYGGSRSGGLPAGQNMMGGASVSPKPDPVTNTSSYSSSYGTGPISGRNMSNLNSLQPKAEQGSGIYANSHPESGNQNQRLSNPGMTAGYQPSLGTYGRPPVQPTYQQPPPLYTNRGPIAKNEAPARIIPIAALNPYQGRWTIKARVTAKGELRRYNNPRGEGKVFSFDLLDCDGGEIRVTCFNLVADQFYDQIEVGRVYLISKGSLRPAQKSFNHLNNDYEIFLESTSTIQPCFGEDNSIPKQQFNFRPISEIEGMENNSMVDVIGIVTSISPAGTVMRKNGTETQKRTLQLKDMSGRSVEITLWGNFCSTEGQQLQGMCDSGIYPVLAIKAGRVSDFSGKSVGTISTSQLFINPDFPEVHRLKEWYSNEGKNVASLSISRDTSTMGRTDIRKTVSQIKDEGLGRAEKPDWITVKATVTFIKVDNFCYTACPLLVGDRQCNKKVNNNGDGTWRCDRCDQSFPECDYRYLLQFQIQDHTGMTWVTAFQECGEEIMGVSAKELYLLKYEEQDDVKFAEIIRTVLFNQYLFKLKVKEETFSDEQRVKSTVIKAEKVNPSSESRYLLGLIEKLSVEEPNVVSGAHGNFASSSGMSNAGFGSMDYKPSVYSGTNNLGNSSGGHLYRMEQTNQFGQPVNEYGGVMKHNIGNRETQIFCNNCGSSGHNFQNCPRGISRQGQSVGVGFDNRPLNAAMDGGIGSNVCFKCQQPGHWARDCPGLTVASSAYGSSGASGRYTKQYVGGF